The Salvia splendens isolate huo1 chromosome 21, SspV2, whole genome shotgun sequence genome includes a window with the following:
- the LOC121783741 gene encoding CRAL-TRIO domain-containing protein C3H8.02, whose translation MSHTLRLRPSVAHNFAAVSSRHLKPSSKALKLSIRSCSAPPENARKLVAEVKTRLEKQHSNLPVGKYGRDDEEMILWFLKDRKFSVEETVSKLTKAINWRKDFRVSELLEESVKRVAESGKARLHDYLDVHNRPVLIVEASKHLPGEYDFNEDESLCVFLIEKALSKLPEGQQQVIILIDLRGFQTQNADLKFLTFVFDAFYCYYPRRLGQVLFVDAPFIFKPFWQLVKPLLKSYASLVRFCSAKEVKEEYFTADTIPTSFR comes from the exons ATGTCGCACACTCTGAGATTGCGGCCTTCTGTGGCTCACAATTTCGCCGCCGTTTCTTCTCGTCACCTCAAACCCTCCTCGAAGGCTCTCAAGCTCAGCATCCGAAGTTGCTCGGCGCCCCCTGAAAACGCTAGAAAA CTTGTGGCAGAAGTCAAAACAAGGCTTGAAAAACAACATAGCAATCTGCCAGTGGGAAAATACGGACGAGATGATGAAGAAATGATTCTTTGGTTCCTCAAAGATCGAAAGTTTTCTGTTGAAGAGACCGTTTCCAAATTGACTAAAGCCATC AATTGGCGCAAGGATTTTCGTGTATCAGAATTGTTGGAAGAATCAGTGAAACGTGTTGCGGAAAGTGGAAAAGCGCGTCTGCACGACTATCTTGATGTACACAACAGACCAGTGCTAATAGTGGAAGCATCCAAGCATTTACCGGGG GAGTACGACTTTAATGAAGACGAGAGTCTGTGTGTTTTCTTGATTGAGAAGGCACTAAGCAAACTCCCCGAGGGGCAGCAGCAagtgattattttaattgatcTCCGTGGGTTTCAGACGCAAAACGCTGATCTTAAATTCTTAACATTTGTG TTTGACGCGTTCTACTGCTACTACCCGAGGCGATTGGGTCAAGTCCTCTTTGTAGATGCTCCTTTCATATTCAAGCCATTTTGGCAGCTAGTTAAGCCGTTGCTCAAATCATATGCCTCTCTT GTGAGATTTTGCTCCGCGAAAGAGGTTAAAGAAGAGTACTTCACAGCAGACACTATTCCTACTAGCTTCAGATAG